A portion of the Chromobacterium sp. IIBBL 290-4 genome contains these proteins:
- a CDS encoding dienelactone hydrolase family protein — protein MDFVRRQPMDRAVVTGMLALPSQAQGKVPAVVILHGSSGVNRGERQWARRMNQLGYASFVVDSFTGRRIKQTESDQTQLSMAADIADAFAALRLLATHPAIDAQRIAVMGFSRGGVAALYSMLEPFRQALIQDDLRFAAHIAFYPSCSIPYEAKRLDGSPLLMLLGGKDDYTPAAACEAYAEELQAKGARLTMKIFPNAYHGFDRFTLPHPVAEATSARLCHGWHDLDSGNFFMLDGNRVLSGGAAQRQARACLSKGVTLGGDADGREQSPVWVADFLRQAFSAGP, from the coding sequence ATGGATTTTGTTCGACGCCAGCCTATGGACAGGGCGGTGGTGACGGGAATGCTGGCGTTGCCCAGCCAGGCCCAAGGCAAGGTTCCCGCTGTCGTCATTTTGCATGGCAGCAGCGGCGTCAATCGGGGGGAGCGGCAGTGGGCGCGGCGAATGAACCAGCTGGGCTACGCCAGCTTTGTGGTCGATAGTTTTACCGGCCGGCGGATCAAGCAAACCGAAAGCGATCAGACGCAGCTGTCCATGGCGGCAGATATCGCGGACGCCTTTGCCGCTTTGCGGCTGCTGGCGACGCACCCGGCCATCGATGCGCAGCGAATCGCGGTGATGGGTTTTTCGCGCGGAGGCGTCGCCGCGCTCTACTCGATGCTGGAACCTTTTCGGCAGGCGCTGATCCAGGACGATTTGCGGTTTGCCGCGCATATCGCTTTTTATCCTAGCTGCAGCATCCCTTATGAGGCCAAGCGTCTGGATGGCTCGCCGCTGCTGATGCTGCTGGGCGGCAAGGACGATTACACGCCTGCGGCGGCATGCGAGGCTTATGCCGAAGAATTGCAAGCGAAGGGCGCCCGGCTGACAATGAAGATATTCCCCAACGCCTACCATGGTTTCGACCGATTCACTCTCCCTCATCCTGTCGCCGAGGCGACTAGCGCCCGCCTATGCCATGGCTGGCATGATCTGGATTCCGGCAATTTCTTCATGTTGGACGGCAATCGCGTTTTGTCCGGCGGGGCCGCGCAGAGGCAGGCGCGCGCCTGCCTGAGCAAAGGCGTGACGTTGGGCGGAGATGCGGATGGGCGGGAGCAATCTCCGGTGTGGGTGGCCGATTTTCTAAGGCAGGCATTCTCGGCTGGGCCCTAG
- a CDS encoding thymidine kinase encodes MAKLFFRYAAMNSGKSTQLLQIANNYESMDKKVALYTSAIDDRYGVGMITSRLNIQRESNTFDAGFDFLAHDYGDTACILVDEAQFMTPEQAQQLHRLAHTRNIPVICFGLRTDFQGHPFPGSAWLLSLADEVEEIKTICHCGRKATMHIRIDGSGKRVKEGPQVEIGGEARYRAVCGRCFHQD; translated from the coding sequence ATGGCCAAACTGTTTTTCCGATACGCTGCGATGAACAGCGGCAAAAGCACCCAGTTGCTGCAGATCGCCAACAACTACGAGTCGATGGACAAAAAAGTGGCGCTGTACACCAGCGCCATCGACGATCGCTACGGCGTCGGCATGATCACCTCGCGCCTCAACATTCAGCGCGAATCCAACACTTTCGACGCCGGTTTCGACTTCCTGGCCCACGATTACGGCGACACCGCCTGCATCCTGGTGGACGAAGCCCAGTTCATGACGCCGGAACAGGCCCAGCAACTGCATAGGCTGGCCCATACCCGCAATATTCCGGTGATCTGCTTCGGCCTGCGCACCGACTTCCAGGGCCATCCCTTCCCCGGCTCCGCTTGGCTGCTGTCGCTGGCCGACGAGGTGGAGGAAATCAAGACCATCTGCCACTGCGGCCGCAAAGCCACCATGCATATCCGCATCGACGGCTCAGGCAAGCGCGTCAAGGAAGGCCCGCAAGTGGAGATCGGCGGCGAAGCCCGCTACCGGGCAGTTTGCGGCCGCTGCTTCCATCAAGACTGA
- a CDS encoding pilin, whose protein sequence is MQASPESEREQLYRAVIGPREQAYYLSRFRQFDQRGKAGAGWHWPNLFFTFFWLLYRKQWLPALIYYLLPELFLLAIGLLSLLASPAVGGFLPVLYLPFFAGMLLLPPLYADAFYYRRCQAKIRRSERKAGANLQARLAWLEASGGTSKTMLGIAVAVAVVFGLGMLTAIVVPAYQDYSTRARVSDILSANQGYTDAIGRYYQAHRVMPATLADSGYAAKAQPHTVRSVEYDNLAGAITFTLSLPEHEGKTLTLAPIPDGKGQMRWICSSTLPDASLPQSCRRQSASAS, encoded by the coding sequence ATGCAAGCATCGCCAGAATCAGAGCGCGAACAACTCTATCGCGCCGTCATCGGGCCCAGGGAGCAGGCTTACTATCTGTCCCGCTTCCGCCAATTCGACCAGCGCGGCAAGGCCGGCGCCGGGTGGCACTGGCCCAATCTTTTCTTCACCTTTTTCTGGCTGCTGTATCGCAAGCAATGGCTGCCGGCGCTGATTTACTACTTGCTGCCGGAGCTGTTCCTGCTGGCGATCGGGCTGCTGTCCTTGCTGGCCAGCCCGGCAGTTGGCGGCTTCCTGCCCGTGCTCTACCTGCCTTTCTTCGCAGGCATGCTCTTGCTGCCGCCGCTTTACGCCGACGCGTTTTATTACCGCCGCTGCCAGGCCAAGATACGCCGCAGCGAACGCAAGGCAGGCGCCAATCTCCAAGCCCGCCTCGCCTGGCTGGAAGCATCGGGCGGCACCAGCAAAACCATGCTGGGCATCGCCGTGGCAGTCGCCGTCGTCTTCGGCTTGGGCATGCTGACCGCGATTGTCGTTCCCGCCTATCAGGATTATTCCACTCGGGCCAGGGTTTCCGACATCCTCAGCGCCAACCAGGGCTACACCGACGCGATCGGGCGCTACTACCAGGCACACCGCGTCATGCCCGCCACGCTGGCGGACAGCGGCTACGCCGCCAAGGCGCAGCCGCACACGGTGCGTTCGGTCGAGTACGACAATCTGGCCGGCGCGATCACTTTCACCTTGTCCTTGCCGGAACATGAGGGCAAGACCTTGACGCTGGCGCCTATCCCAGACGGGAAAGGCCAGATGCGCTGGATTTGCAGCAGCACCCTGCCTGACGCCTCCCTGCCGCAAAGCTGCCGCCGTCAAAGCGCATCCGCGTCCTGA
- a CDS encoding VOC family protein — protein sequence MQHPDFIILYVDQPARSAEFYARLFDLRPIEQSPTFAMFQFASGMRLGLWSRHTVEPGAEAAGGGGELVVRYGDFAELDQRFADWQAQGLHILQPVTDMDFGRTFVALDPDGHRLRAYVSAD from the coding sequence ATGCAACACCCTGACTTCATCATTCTGTATGTGGATCAACCTGCCCGCAGCGCCGAGTTCTACGCCCGACTATTCGATCTGCGGCCCATTGAACAGTCGCCGACTTTCGCCATGTTCCAATTCGCCTCCGGCATGCGGCTGGGCTTGTGGTCGCGCCATACGGTAGAGCCTGGCGCGGAGGCTGCGGGCGGCGGAGGGGAGCTGGTGGTGCGGTATGGAGATTTCGCCGAGCTGGACCAACGTTTCGCCGATTGGCAGGCGCAGGGTTTGCACATCTTGCAGCCGGTCACGGATATGGACTTCGGCCGGACTTTCGTGGCCCTGGACCCGGATGGGCACAGGCTGCGGGCTTATGTTTCTGCCGATTGA
- a CDS encoding GNAT family N-acetyltransferase gives MPILANPPRPAAQAAKPAFTIRRAEENDLAAISRFDEMGGDRRQEIASRCCLVAEQAGQVVAYASVQPAGLLGQPLLSYLCAAPAARGQGIGRTLVQAIQGEARGRMLLASTEDWCLASQKIFLGLGWRKIGELASVNKDGSSEYFYAIDLIPKD, from the coding sequence TTGCCAATCCTAGCAAACCCTCCGAGACCGGCCGCTCAAGCGGCAAAGCCCGCCTTCACCATCCGCCGCGCCGAAGAAAACGACCTGGCAGCCATCTCGCGCTTCGACGAAATGGGCGGAGACCGACGCCAGGAAATCGCCAGCCGCTGCTGCCTGGTGGCGGAACAAGCAGGCCAGGTGGTGGCTTACGCCAGCGTTCAGCCGGCAGGCCTGCTCGGCCAGCCTTTATTGAGCTATCTTTGCGCCGCGCCCGCCGCGCGCGGACAAGGCATAGGCCGGACACTGGTCCAAGCGATACAAGGCGAAGCTCGCGGTCGCATGCTGCTTGCGTCGACCGAAGACTGGTGCCTGGCCAGCCAGAAAATCTTTCTGGGCCTGGGCTGGCGCAAAATCGGCGAACTGGCCAGCGTCAACAAGGATGGTTCAAGCGAGTATTTCTACGCCATCGATTTAATCCCAAAGGACTGA
- a CDS encoding 2-hydroxymuconate tautomerase has protein sequence MPYVNVQITSGATREQKAALVKDITDSLARHLGKKPEHTHIVIQEIAEDHWGYAGLLTNDWKRRQPG, from the coding sequence ATGCCCTACGTCAATGTGCAAATCACCTCCGGCGCGACCCGCGAGCAAAAAGCCGCGCTGGTGAAAGACATCACTGATTCGCTGGCGCGGCATCTCGGAAAAAAGCCCGAGCATACGCATATCGTGATTCAGGAGATCGCCGAAGACCATTGGGGCTACGCCGGCCTGTTGACCAATGACTGGAAACGGCGTCAGCCTGGCTGA